Proteins from a genomic interval of Granulicella sp. L56:
- a CDS encoding YncE family protein has protein sequence MHSARIESEANTQAHGQHLPRSVARFAFRFALVAAVSASLIGCGNTYRPVVTAINPVGPAAQPPKYAVAISTTGASTPGLVTFVDFSGDTVLITASIGVDPYYLALDSTGDTGYTLNRDATVSGFGISTSLLSTQVSQITLLSGADPVSILPLSTHSYVAEPGRSAIGDLTGAAPALNLNQEFGPVPNGTYVVGLNGAPRVYALGADGSGNGQAYTLETATNTFEPTPIAIGKNPVYGVMTADGRRAFTMNKGDGTVSVINSQTNQLDSIPSTGKSYIPVGTNPVWADFAPTLNELVVANAGDGTTPGTVSIISIPLCSATALPSNPNCDPNNPVDTAQFGTVLATVPVGINPVMVAVLQDGTRAYVANAGDPTLPCAATAVAGVSTVCSVSVINLTSNTVTTTITGLPDLSATSLPNSTCTTSSPKTICGHPGWIAVTTGSPSGKVYVTSLDSTNLSIIRTDIDSIDTIIPLQGKGVSVRVTGP, from the coding sequence TTGCATTCAGCAAGAATTGAATCAGAAGCAAACACACAGGCACACGGACAGCACCTTCCCCGGTCTGTAGCGCGGTTCGCATTCCGGTTCGCTCTCGTAGCGGCCGTATCGGCGTCTCTTATCGGCTGCGGCAACACCTATCGACCGGTGGTCACTGCCATCAACCCCGTTGGCCCAGCCGCCCAGCCACCCAAATATGCGGTCGCTATCTCCACCACGGGAGCAAGCACCCCCGGTCTGGTAACGTTCGTCGACTTCTCGGGCGACACCGTGCTCATCACGGCCAGCATTGGCGTAGACCCCTACTATCTGGCGCTTGATTCCACGGGCGACACCGGCTATACGCTCAACCGGGACGCCACGGTCAGTGGCTTCGGTATCTCGACTTCGTTGTTGAGTACCCAAGTATCTCAGATCACCCTGCTCTCCGGAGCCGACCCGGTCAGCATCCTGCCCCTCAGCACCCATAGCTATGTTGCTGAGCCGGGAAGGTCTGCCATTGGCGATCTGACCGGAGCGGCACCAGCCCTGAACCTCAACCAGGAGTTCGGCCCCGTCCCCAATGGGACCTACGTCGTCGGCCTCAACGGCGCACCGCGTGTCTATGCCCTTGGTGCAGACGGCTCCGGCAACGGCCAGGCCTACACCCTCGAAACCGCGACCAATACCTTTGAGCCGACCCCCATCGCAATCGGAAAAAATCCCGTCTATGGCGTCATGACGGCAGACGGCAGGCGCGCTTTCACCATGAACAAGGGAGACGGCACGGTCAGCGTCATCAACTCCCAGACCAACCAACTGGATAGCATCCCCAGCACCGGCAAGAGCTACATCCCAGTCGGCACGAATCCTGTGTGGGCCGACTTCGCCCCCACCCTTAATGAACTGGTCGTCGCCAACGCAGGCGATGGCACCACACCGGGCACGGTCAGCATTATCAGCATCCCGCTCTGCTCGGCAACGGCGCTGCCCTCCAATCCGAACTGCGATCCCAACAACCCGGTAGACACCGCTCAATTCGGAACCGTTCTTGCGACGGTCCCGGTCGGCATCAATCCGGTCATGGTCGCCGTGCTGCAGGACGGAACCCGCGCTTATGTCGCCAACGCCGGAGACCCCACCCTTCCCTGTGCGGCTACGGCAGTCGCCGGTGTGAGCACAGTCTGCTCGGTCTCGGTGATCAACCTCACCTCGAACACCGTCACCACAACCATTACCGGTCTGCCCGATCTGTCAGCCACTAGTTTGCCTAATAGCACCTGCACGACCTCATCCCCGAAGACCATCTGCGGTCATCCGGGCTGGATCGCTGTCACGACCGGGTCACCGTCTGGAAAGGTCTATGTGACCTCCCTCGATTCGACCAACCTGTCGATCATCCGCACGGATATCGACTCGATTGACACGATTATCCCGTTACAGGGCAAGGGCGTATCTGTTCGCGTCACCGGTCCGTAG
- a CDS encoding DUF92 domain-containing protein — MEPQKATEAGRNRRQSAALVWIVTPLMVLGAAWRPLHERSSASWMMPLLLSVGFAVLVWLLKAATRPAAAIGLVICMVLAEPRQAGAEINSAALAALIALFVLTFAATRFGRAKKEMQKLAERRGGRRASQIVANLGVAALCAAMGWHGGCIAALAEAAADTVSSEIGQALGGRAWMITTGQRVSAGTDGGVSFAGTVAGVLAASVVVGAGGIHGALGATETLMVFAAACAGLGFDSVLGATVERRGWVRNDLVNFSSTLFAALIVVVWMLI, encoded by the coding sequence ATGGAACCGCAAAAGGCGACCGAGGCAGGACGGAACCGGCGGCAGAGTGCCGCGCTGGTGTGGATTGTCACTCCCTTGATGGTGCTGGGAGCGGCGTGGAGACCGCTTCATGAGCGATCGTCCGCCTCGTGGATGATGCCGCTGCTGCTGAGTGTGGGCTTTGCGGTTCTGGTCTGGCTGCTGAAGGCAGCGACCCGGCCAGCAGCGGCGATTGGGTTGGTGATCTGCATGGTGCTGGCGGAGCCGCGGCAGGCTGGAGCTGAGATCAACAGCGCGGCACTGGCGGCGCTCATTGCTCTGTTCGTGCTGACGTTTGCAGCCACGCGGTTTGGCAGGGCAAAGAAGGAGATGCAAAAGCTGGCGGAGCGGCGCGGTGGAAGGCGCGCCTCGCAGATTGTGGCCAATCTTGGCGTGGCGGCGCTGTGCGCTGCGATGGGGTGGCATGGCGGCTGCATTGCCGCCCTGGCCGAGGCTGCCGCAGATACGGTCTCTTCGGAGATTGGGCAGGCGCTTGGCGGACGGGCGTGGATGATCACGACCGGGCAGCGGGTTTCGGCTGGGACTGATGGCGGCGTGAGTTTTGCAGGGACGGTGGCTGGAGTTTTGGCTGCCTCCGTGGTGGTGGGTGCGGGCGGGATTCACGGTGCGCTGGGAGCGACAGAGACTCTGATGGTGTTCGCAGCGGCCTGCGCGGGGTTGGGCTTCGACAGCGTGCTGGGGGCGACCGTGGAACGACGCGGATGGGTGAGGAACGATCTGGTGAACTTCAGCTCGACGCTGTTTGCGGCTTTGATTGTGGTGGTGTGGATGCTCATTTGA
- a CDS encoding YdcF family protein, whose product MTPSPSNLRRSRRSSAGSSFLRRLVGVLLLVGLIWFVWVYQQISQVAAEDQAQPADAIAVFGAAEYSGHPSPVLHARLDHAVELYRKQIAPLVITLGGGGDKDSGNTEGGVGRDYLLANGIPFGNIIAETRSTDTEQQVHRLAAIARENNLNTIVVVSDGTHLFRIRELCHSVGLHIYTSPRPMFGHISNYDLAMRYFHEMLSYTAWRLHADPAWLHSWLEGKSEL is encoded by the coding sequence ATGACGCCTTCCCCCTCCAATCTACGTCGATCGCGCCGCTCCTCCGCGGGCAGCAGCTTTCTTCGCCGACTCGTCGGAGTCCTTCTGCTGGTGGGGCTGATCTGGTTCGTCTGGGTCTATCAGCAGATCTCGCAGGTTGCCGCCGAGGATCAGGCGCAGCCCGCCGACGCCATCGCCGTCTTCGGAGCGGCAGAGTACAGCGGCCACCCCTCGCCCGTGCTCCACGCCCGTCTCGATCACGCCGTCGAGCTCTATCGCAAGCAGATCGCCCCGCTCGTCATCACCCTCGGCGGAGGCGGCGATAAAGACTCCGGCAACACCGAAGGCGGCGTCGGTCGCGACTATCTCCTCGCCAACGGCATTCCCTTCGGCAACATCATCGCCGAAACCCGCTCCACCGACACCGAGCAGCAGGTCCACCGCCTCGCCGCCATCGCCCGCGAAAACAATCTCAACACTATCGTCGTCGTCAGCGATGGCACCCATCTCTTCCGCATCCGCGAACTCTGCCACAGCGTCGGGCTGCACATCTATACCTCGCCGCGCCCCATGTTCGGCCACATCAGCAACTACGATCTAGCCATGCGCTACTTCCACGAGATGCTCAGCTATACGGCATGGCGTCTTCACGCGGACCCGGCCTGGCTGCATAGCTGGCTGGAAGGCAAATCTGAGCTCTAA
- a CDS encoding L-threonylcarbamoyladenylate synthase, which translates to MTAQTLRIHPDEPEPELINQVVSNLYRGNVVALPTDTFYGLAVDPVNLKAVDRIYELKTRARHKPLSLLIAEVAQAYEIARQLDSAFDRLAERFWPGPLTIVVKAGSKLPLRVTANTGNVALRVPEAAISRAVVARLGLPITATSANLHGYPECTYANCVLEQLGDKIPLIVDGGPTARSIPTTIVDLSGGGNSWMILREGAIPTHEIALALQR; encoded by the coding sequence TTGACGGCGCAGACACTTCGCATCCACCCCGACGAGCCTGAACCGGAACTCATCAATCAGGTCGTCAGCAATCTGTATCGCGGCAACGTCGTCGCTCTGCCCACCGACACCTTTTACGGCCTCGCCGTCGACCCGGTAAACCTCAAAGCTGTCGACCGTATCTACGAGCTCAAAACCCGCGCCCGCCACAAGCCGCTCTCGCTGCTCATCGCCGAGGTCGCGCAGGCCTACGAGATCGCCCGCCAGCTTGACTCCGCTTTCGACCGCCTCGCCGAAAGGTTCTGGCCCGGCCCGCTGACCATCGTCGTCAAGGCAGGCTCCAAGCTTCCGCTCCGAGTTACCGCCAACACCGGCAACGTCGCATTGCGCGTTCCCGAGGCTGCCATCTCCCGCGCCGTCGTTGCTCGTCTCGGCCTGCCCATCACCGCAACCTCGGCCAACCTCCACGGCTATCCCGAGTGCACCTACGCCAACTGCGTGCTAGAACAGCTAGGCGACAAAATCCCATTGATCGTTGACGGCGGCCCCACCGCCCGCTCCATCCCGACCACCATCGTCGATCTTTCCGGTGGCGGCAACTCATGGATGATCCTCCGCGAAGGCGCAATCCCGACCCACGAAATAGCCCTCGCGCTGCAACGCTAA
- a CDS encoding RNA methyltransferase — protein sequence MPFFEKTAAATVVSSRANGRVKQLRAAFAGQARLSGGMVAIEGDHLLAEALRSGMVLKTVFVSERREVPKIVPRGVEVLLLTDEVFESVVETRSPQGVAALMVPPVPTMDAVLRGTPLILIAAGLQDPGNLGTLVRSAEAFGATGVLVTPGTVSAWNQKALRASVGSVFRMPVVAATVEEIAGLKSRGVRLLATVGFDDAGTIAAQEMDFSSACALMIGNEGAGLAAEWMEMADARVTIPCPGPVESLNAAIAGSLLLYEASRQRSRR from the coding sequence ATGCCCTTCTTCGAAAAGACTGCCGCCGCTACTGTCGTCTCCAGCCGCGCCAATGGCCGCGTCAAGCAGTTGCGCGCGGCGTTTGCCGGACAGGCGCGGTTGAGCGGAGGTATGGTGGCCATCGAGGGCGACCATCTGCTGGCCGAGGCGCTGCGCAGCGGCATGGTGTTGAAGACGGTCTTTGTGAGCGAGCGGCGCGAGGTGCCGAAGATCGTTCCGCGAGGCGTTGAAGTGCTGCTGCTGACGGATGAGGTGTTTGAGAGCGTGGTGGAGACGCGGTCTCCGCAGGGAGTGGCGGCGCTGATGGTGCCGCCGGTTCCGACGATGGATGCGGTGCTGCGGGGAACGCCGCTGATTCTGATTGCGGCAGGTTTGCAGGACCCGGGAAACTTGGGGACGCTGGTGCGTTCGGCGGAGGCTTTTGGAGCGACAGGAGTGCTGGTCACTCCGGGGACAGTGAGCGCGTGGAACCAGAAGGCGCTGCGGGCGAGCGTGGGCAGCGTGTTTCGGATGCCGGTGGTCGCGGCTACGGTGGAGGAGATCGCTGGGTTGAAGTCGCGGGGTGTGAGACTGCTGGCGACGGTGGGCTTTGATGATGCCGGGACGATTGCTGCGCAGGAGATGGACTTCTCTTCGGCGTGTGCTTTGATGATTGGTAACGAGGGCGCGGGTTTGGCGGCGGAGTGGATGGAGATGGCCGATGCGCGGGTGACGATTCCCTGCCCCGGCCCGGTAGAGAGTTTGAATGCGGCGATTGCGGGATCGTTGCTACTGTATGAGGCTTCGCGGCAGAGGAGCAGACGATGA
- a CDS encoding replication-associated recombination protein A codes for MSLFDASPISAAAAHGRQAPLAERMRPQTLDEYVGQDHLLGPGKPLRLAIEGDDATSMIFWGPPGTGKTTLAKIIAHMTSASFIEFSAVLSGIKEIKQVMVEAEKAAGFGSRTILFVDEIHRFNKAQQDAFLPYVERGTIRLIGATTENPSFEIIAALLSRCRVYTLQALSEEQIVALLQRALSDEKRGLGGSGLSADEDALATIASYSSGDARNALNALDVAAKLAEGRKQKTITKAIASEAMQRRVLLYDKKGEQHYDIISALHKSVRNSDPDAALYWLGRMLEAGEDPMYCARRVVRMAVEDIGLAAPEALNLCLSAKDAMHFLGQPEGGLALAQAVVYLALAPKSNAVYVAYGAVKADIEATAAEPVPLHLRNAPTKLMKELDYGRDYQYAHDVEGRVADMECLPASLAGRQYYQPTGEGREKLLAQRMDEIARIKAAKRK; via the coding sequence ATGAGCTTGTTCGATGCTTCGCCAATCTCCGCTGCGGCGGCGCATGGGCGGCAGGCTCCGCTGGCGGAGAGAATGCGTCCACAGACGCTGGATGAGTACGTCGGGCAGGATCATTTGCTGGGGCCGGGCAAACCGCTGCGGCTGGCGATTGAAGGTGACGATGCTACATCGATGATCTTCTGGGGGCCTCCGGGGACGGGCAAGACTACGCTGGCGAAGATTATTGCGCATATGACTTCGGCGAGCTTCATCGAATTTTCGGCGGTGCTGTCGGGGATCAAAGAGATCAAGCAGGTGATGGTAGAGGCGGAGAAGGCGGCGGGTTTCGGGTCGCGCACGATTTTGTTCGTCGATGAGATTCATCGATTTAACAAGGCGCAGCAGGATGCGTTTCTGCCTTACGTGGAGCGCGGCACGATTCGGCTGATCGGCGCGACGACGGAGAATCCTTCGTTTGAGATTATTGCCGCGTTGTTGTCTCGGTGTCGCGTGTATACCTTGCAGGCGCTTTCTGAAGAGCAGATTGTCGCTTTGCTGCAACGGGCTTTGAGCGATGAGAAGCGCGGGCTTGGCGGCTCTGGATTGAGCGCGGATGAGGATGCGCTGGCGACGATTGCGTCTTATTCGAGCGGCGATGCACGCAATGCGCTCAATGCGCTGGACGTTGCGGCGAAGCTGGCGGAGGGACGCAAGCAGAAGACCATCACTAAGGCTATTGCTTCGGAGGCGATGCAGCGGCGGGTGTTGCTTTATGACAAGAAGGGCGAGCAGCACTACGACATCATCTCGGCGCTGCACAAGAGCGTGCGCAACTCCGATCCGGACGCTGCGCTGTATTGGCTGGGGCGAATGCTCGAAGCTGGCGAAGACCCAATGTACTGCGCGCGGCGCGTTGTGCGCATGGCGGTCGAAGATATTGGGCTGGCGGCTCCTGAGGCGCTGAACCTTTGCCTCTCGGCCAAGGATGCCATGCATTTTCTGGGGCAGCCGGAGGGTGGGCTGGCACTGGCGCAGGCGGTGGTGTATCTGGCGCTGGCTCCTAAGTCGAATGCGGTGTATGTGGCGTATGGCGCGGTGAAGGCCGACATTGAGGCGACCGCGGCGGAGCCTGTGCCGCTACATCTGCGTAATGCCCCGACGAAGCTGATGAAGGAGCTTGATTATGGCAGGGACTATCAGTATGCGCACGATGTTGAGGGGCGCGTCGCTGATATGGAGTGCCTGCCTGCGAGCCTCGCTGGACGGCAGTACTATCAGCCGACGGGTGAAGGACGAGAGAAGCTGCTGGCACAACGCATGGACGAGATTGCGCGAATCAAAGCGGCGAAGCGGAAGTAG